A window of Salmo trutta chromosome 5, fSalTru1.1, whole genome shotgun sequence contains these coding sequences:
- the slka gene encoding STE20-like serine/threonine-protein kinase isoform X3, whose amino-acid sequence MSFFNFRKIFKLGSDKKKKQYEHVHRDENPEEIWEIIGELGDGAFGKVYKAQNKQTGTLAAAKVIDTKTEEELEDYMVEIDILASCDHRYIVKLLDAFYYESKLWILIEFCAGGAVDAVMLELERPLTEPQIRVVCRQTLEALAYLHEIKVIHRDLKAGNILFSQEGDIKLADFGVSAKNTMTLQRRDSFIGTPYWMAPEVVMCETSKDRPYDYKADIWSLGVTLIELAQIEPPNHEMNPMRVLLRIAKADPPTLMQPSRWSPEFNDFLRKALDKNVDRRWCTAQLLQHPFVSSVVDNKPLRELIAEANADVLEEIEEGKEEDEEDETDATLVVPGHKRAPSDTSMASSEDEKLSETTSTLDSVTEKTEPETAEDKASDKLSDEGLGTSVGDRAEVEKLNEVPDASNEDLVDGQVKPMEPKPEESPAGKPEEIPDCQITIVPEAPSDTQESVIVSEETGEEEKVEDGPPQVFLKERVEVEEKKTEEEEVKKEPIKEEPEVILQPPTKFTDPGDQPRSALEEPCAVLTEVNAKPEETEKETLIEEMTEEVKPEADGVTDINTDTDLNEDTDADNTESDVNTDAEVDAAEGSTEVSADTEAQRDNNVIPVVILEEGTTDEREEKPLAEEAPSQDDVSESKTDQESTPVKSKPDVEKDSDSGSSSAADSNSMDLNLSISSFLSKKAEAGSVSIQDTRRQKKTLKKTRKFMVDGVEVSVTTSKIVTDNDTKNEEMRFLRRQELRELRLLQKEEHRAQQALSDKLQQQREQIYRRFEQEMTGKKRQYDQEVENLEKKQKQTIERLEQDHTNRLRDEAKRIKAEQDKELSKFQNMLKNRKKEGVAQIMIQSFQLSSCALFNAQMQDEQEFLQKQQQELDGALKKIIQQHKHEIATIERDCLNHKQQLMRAREAAMWELEERHLQEKHQLLKQQLKDQYFMQRHQLLKRHEKEMEQMQRYNQRLIEEMKNRQAQERGRLPKIQRGDAKTRMAMFKKSLRITSAPGTPEQEREKIKQFAAQEEKRQKNERLHQHQKHENQMRDLQLQCDSNIRELQQLQNEKCHLLIEHETQKLKELDEEHSQELQEWREKLRPRKKALEEEFTRKLQEQEVFFKMSGESECLNPTTQSRVSKFYPIPSVHNSGL is encoded by the exons ATGTCGTTCTTCAATTTTCGTAAAATCTTCAAGTTGGGGTCTGATAAGAAGAAGAAACAGTATGAGCACGTACATAGAGACGAGAACCCGGAGGAAATCTGGGAGATTATTGGGGAACTGGGAGATGGGGCCTTTGGGAAAGTGTACAAG GCCCAGAACAAGCAGACTGGGACCCTGGCTGCTGCCAAGGTGATCGATACCAAGACAGAGGAGGAGTTGGAGGATTACATGGTGGAGATAGACATTCTGGCCTCCTGCGATCACCGTTACATAGTCAAACTGCTGGATGCCTTCTATTATGAAAGCAAACTGTGG ATTCTGATTGAGTTCTGTGCGGGAGGTGCTGTCGATGCAGTCATGTTGG agcttgagaggcctCTGACAGAGCCCCAGATCCGGGTGGTGTGTAGGCAGACGCTGGAGGCCCTGGCCTACCTTCATGAGATCAAGGTCATCCACAGAGACCTGAAGGCTGGGAACATCCTTTTCTCACAGGAGGGAGACATCAAATTGG CTGACTTTGGCGTGTCCGCTAAGAATACCATGACGCTGCAGAGAAGAGATTCTTTCATTGGCACTCCATATTG GATGGCTCCAGAGGTGGTGATGTGTGAGACGTCTAAGGACCGTCCGTACGACTACAAGGCTGACATCTGGTCCCTGGGGGTCACCCTGATTGAGCTGGCACAGATAGAACCTCCTAACCACGAGATGAACCCCATGAGAGTCCTGCTGAGAATAGCCAAGGCCGATCCGCCCACACTCATGCAGCCTTCACGCTG GTCACCAGAGTTTAATGACTTTCTGAGGAAGGCACTGGATAAGAATGTGGACCGTAGGTGGTGCACAGCCCAGCTCTTGCAG CATCCCTTTGTTAGCAGTGTAGTTGACAACAAACCTCTGAGAGAACTGATTGCTGAGGCCAATGCTGATGTCTTAGAGGAGATAGAAGAAGGCAAAGAGGAAGATGAAGAAGATGAGACAGATGCAACTCTG GTGGTGCCCGGACATAAGCGAGCGCCATCAGACACCAGCATGGCCAGCTCTGAGGATGAGAAGCTCTCAGAGACCACCTCTACACTGGACTCGGTCACAGAGAAGACAGAGCCTGAGACTGCAGAGGACAAGGCCAGTGATAAGCTGTCTGATGAGGGCCTTGGGACCAGCGTGGGCGACAGGGCAGAGGTTGAGAAACTGAACGAGGTGCCTGATGCCAGTAATGAGGACTTAGTCGATGGACAGGTGAAGCCCATGGAGCCCAAACCAGAGGAAAGCCCTGCTGGAAAGCCTGAGGAGATTCCTGACTGTCAGATCACCATTGTGCCAGAAGCACCATCAGACACACAGGAGAGTGTGATTGTGAGTGAGGAGACAGGGGAAGAGGAGAAAGTAGAGGATGGACCTCCACAAGTATTCCTGAAGGAAAGAGTAGAAGTAGAGGAGAagaagacagaggaggaggaggtgaagaaggAACCAATCAAAGAGGAGCCAGAGGTGATTCTCCAGCCTCCCACCAAATTCACCGATCCAGGGGACCAGCCAAGGAGTGCTTTAGAGGAGCCTTGCGCCGTACTGACAGAGGTCAATGCTAAACCAGAGGAGACTGAGAAGGAGACGCTCATTGAGGAGATGACAGAGGAGGTTAAACCAGAGGCTGATGGGGTCACAGACATAAACACAGACACCGACTTGAATGAAGACACAGACGCAGACAACACAGAATCGGACGTCAACACAGACGCAGAGGTAGATGCAGCTGAGGGCTCCACAGAGGTCTCTGCAGACACAGAAGCCCAAAGAGACAATAATGTAATACCGGTGGTGATTCTTGAGGAGGGGACAACAGACGAGAGGGAGGAGAAGCCACTAGCTGAGGAAGCTCCATCCCAGGATGACGTTTCGGAGTCAAAGACCGACCAGGAAAGCACTCCTGTTAAGTCCAAGCCGGATGTGGAGAAGGATTCTGACTCTGGGAGCAGCTCTGCAGCCGATAGCAACAGCATGGACCTCAACCTGTCCATCTCCAGTTTCCTGTCCAAAAAGGCTGAGGCAGGATCTGTGTCCATACAG GACACGAGACGGCAGAAGAAGACTCTGAAGAAGACCCGTAAGTTCATGGTAGACGGAGTGGAGGTCAGTGTGACCACATCAAAGATAGTCACCGATAACGACACCAAGAACGAGGAGATGAGATTCCTGAG GCGCCAGGAGCTGAGAGAGCTGCGTCTGCTGCAGAAGGAGGAGCATAGAGCCCAGCAGGCGCTCAGCGACAAGctgcagcagcagagagaacagatctACCGTCGCTTTGAGCAGGAGATGACT GGTAAGAAGCGTCAGTACGACCAGGAGGTGGAGAATCTGGAGAAGAAACAGAAGCAGACCATCGAGAGGCTGGAGCAGGACCACACCAACCGGCTGAGGGACGAGGCAAAGCGCATCAAGGCCGAGCAGGACAAGGAGCTCTCCAAGTTCCAGAACATGCTCAAGAACCGCAAGAAGGAG GGTGTGGCCCAGATTATGATACAGTCTTTTCAGTTGTCCTCATGTGCTCTCTTCAACGCTCAGATGCAGGAT gAGCAGGAGTTTctgcagaagcagcagcaggaGTTGGATGGAGCCCTGAAGAAGATCATCCAACAGCACAAACATGAGATCGCCACCATCGAGAGAGACTGCCTCAACCACAAACAACAGCTTATGAGAG CTCGAGAGGCAGCCATGTGGGAGCTGGAAGAGCGCCATCTGCAGGAGAAGCACCAGCTGCTCAAGCAGCAGCTCAAAGACCAGTACTTCATGCAGAGACACCAGCTGCTCAAGAGACACGAGAAG GAAATGGAGCAGATGCAGCGCTACAACCAGCGTCTGATTGAGGAGATGAAGAACAGACAGGCCCAGGAGAGAGGTCGTCTGCCGAAGATCCAGCGGGGCGATGCCAAGACACGCATGGCCATGTTCAAGAAGAGCCTCCGCATCACCTCTGCACCTGGCACCCCGGAGCAGGAAAGGGAGAAGATCAAACAG TTTGCAGCCCAGGAGGAGAAGAGGCAGAAGAACGAGAGACTCCATCAACATCAGAAACATGAGAACCAGATGAGAGACCTGCAGCTGCAGTGTGACTCCAACATCAGAGAGCTGCAGCAgcttcag
- the slka gene encoding STE20-like serine/threonine-protein kinase isoform X1 — translation MSFFNFRKIFKLGSDKKKKQYEHVHRDENPEEIWEIIGELGDGAFGKVYKAQNKQTGTLAAAKVIDTKTEEELEDYMVEIDILASCDHRYIVKLLDAFYYESKLWILIEFCAGGAVDAVMLELERPLTEPQIRVVCRQTLEALAYLHEIKVIHRDLKAGNILFSQEGDIKLADFGVSAKNTMTLQRRDSFIGTPYWMAPEVVMCETSKDRPYDYKADIWSLGVTLIELAQIEPPNHEMNPMRVLLRIAKADPPTLMQPSRWSPEFNDFLRKALDKNVDRRWCTAQLLQHPFVSSVVDNKPLRELIAEANADVLEEIEEGKEEDEEDETDATLVVPGHKRAPSDTSMASSEDEKLSETTSTLDSVTEKTEPETAEDKASDKLSDEGLGTSVGDRAEVEKLNEVPDASNEDLVDGQVKPMEPKPEESPAGKPEEIPDCQITIVPEAPSDTQESVIVSEETGEEEKVEDGPPQVFLKERVEVEEKKTEEEEVKKEPIKEEPEVILQPPTKFTDPGDQPRSALEEPCAVLTEVNAKPEETEKETLIEEMTEEVKPEADGVTDINTDTDLNEDTDADNTESDVNTDAEVDAAEGSTEVSADTEAQRDNNVIPVVILEEGTTDEREEKPLAEEAPSQDDVSESKTDQESTPVKSKPDVEKDSDSGSSSAADSNSMDLNLSISSFLSKKAEAGSVSIQDTRRQKKTLKKTRKFMVDGVEVSVTTSKIVTDNDTKNEEMRFLRRQELRELRLLQKEEHRAQQALSDKLQQQREQIYRRFEQEMTGKKRQYDQEVENLEKKQKQTIERLEQDHTNRLRDEAKRIKAEQDKELSKFQNMLKNRKKEVKQEVEHSPKFMRRELMKLLKEDLSLIQTAKGVAQIMIQSFQLSSCALFNAQMQDEQEFLQKQQQELDGALKKIIQQHKHEIATIERDCLNHKQQLMRAREAAMWELEERHLQEKHQLLKQQLKDQYFMQRHQLLKRHEKEMEQMQRYNQRLIEEMKNRQAQERGRLPKIQRGDAKTRMAMFKKSLRITSAPGTPEQEREKIKQFAAQEEKRQKNERLHQHQKHENQMRDLQLQCDSNIRELQQLQNEKCHLLIEHETQKLKELDEEHSQELQEWREKLRPRKKALEEEFTRKLQEQEVFFKMSGESECLNPTTQSRVSKFYPIPSVHNSGL, via the exons ATGTCGTTCTTCAATTTTCGTAAAATCTTCAAGTTGGGGTCTGATAAGAAGAAGAAACAGTATGAGCACGTACATAGAGACGAGAACCCGGAGGAAATCTGGGAGATTATTGGGGAACTGGGAGATGGGGCCTTTGGGAAAGTGTACAAG GCCCAGAACAAGCAGACTGGGACCCTGGCTGCTGCCAAGGTGATCGATACCAAGACAGAGGAGGAGTTGGAGGATTACATGGTGGAGATAGACATTCTGGCCTCCTGCGATCACCGTTACATAGTCAAACTGCTGGATGCCTTCTATTATGAAAGCAAACTGTGG ATTCTGATTGAGTTCTGTGCGGGAGGTGCTGTCGATGCAGTCATGTTGG agcttgagaggcctCTGACAGAGCCCCAGATCCGGGTGGTGTGTAGGCAGACGCTGGAGGCCCTGGCCTACCTTCATGAGATCAAGGTCATCCACAGAGACCTGAAGGCTGGGAACATCCTTTTCTCACAGGAGGGAGACATCAAATTGG CTGACTTTGGCGTGTCCGCTAAGAATACCATGACGCTGCAGAGAAGAGATTCTTTCATTGGCACTCCATATTG GATGGCTCCAGAGGTGGTGATGTGTGAGACGTCTAAGGACCGTCCGTACGACTACAAGGCTGACATCTGGTCCCTGGGGGTCACCCTGATTGAGCTGGCACAGATAGAACCTCCTAACCACGAGATGAACCCCATGAGAGTCCTGCTGAGAATAGCCAAGGCCGATCCGCCCACACTCATGCAGCCTTCACGCTG GTCACCAGAGTTTAATGACTTTCTGAGGAAGGCACTGGATAAGAATGTGGACCGTAGGTGGTGCACAGCCCAGCTCTTGCAG CATCCCTTTGTTAGCAGTGTAGTTGACAACAAACCTCTGAGAGAACTGATTGCTGAGGCCAATGCTGATGTCTTAGAGGAGATAGAAGAAGGCAAAGAGGAAGATGAAGAAGATGAGACAGATGCAACTCTG GTGGTGCCCGGACATAAGCGAGCGCCATCAGACACCAGCATGGCCAGCTCTGAGGATGAGAAGCTCTCAGAGACCACCTCTACACTGGACTCGGTCACAGAGAAGACAGAGCCTGAGACTGCAGAGGACAAGGCCAGTGATAAGCTGTCTGATGAGGGCCTTGGGACCAGCGTGGGCGACAGGGCAGAGGTTGAGAAACTGAACGAGGTGCCTGATGCCAGTAATGAGGACTTAGTCGATGGACAGGTGAAGCCCATGGAGCCCAAACCAGAGGAAAGCCCTGCTGGAAAGCCTGAGGAGATTCCTGACTGTCAGATCACCATTGTGCCAGAAGCACCATCAGACACACAGGAGAGTGTGATTGTGAGTGAGGAGACAGGGGAAGAGGAGAAAGTAGAGGATGGACCTCCACAAGTATTCCTGAAGGAAAGAGTAGAAGTAGAGGAGAagaagacagaggaggaggaggtgaagaaggAACCAATCAAAGAGGAGCCAGAGGTGATTCTCCAGCCTCCCACCAAATTCACCGATCCAGGGGACCAGCCAAGGAGTGCTTTAGAGGAGCCTTGCGCCGTACTGACAGAGGTCAATGCTAAACCAGAGGAGACTGAGAAGGAGACGCTCATTGAGGAGATGACAGAGGAGGTTAAACCAGAGGCTGATGGGGTCACAGACATAAACACAGACACCGACTTGAATGAAGACACAGACGCAGACAACACAGAATCGGACGTCAACACAGACGCAGAGGTAGATGCAGCTGAGGGCTCCACAGAGGTCTCTGCAGACACAGAAGCCCAAAGAGACAATAATGTAATACCGGTGGTGATTCTTGAGGAGGGGACAACAGACGAGAGGGAGGAGAAGCCACTAGCTGAGGAAGCTCCATCCCAGGATGACGTTTCGGAGTCAAAGACCGACCAGGAAAGCACTCCTGTTAAGTCCAAGCCGGATGTGGAGAAGGATTCTGACTCTGGGAGCAGCTCTGCAGCCGATAGCAACAGCATGGACCTCAACCTGTCCATCTCCAGTTTCCTGTCCAAAAAGGCTGAGGCAGGATCTGTGTCCATACAG GACACGAGACGGCAGAAGAAGACTCTGAAGAAGACCCGTAAGTTCATGGTAGACGGAGTGGAGGTCAGTGTGACCACATCAAAGATAGTCACCGATAACGACACCAAGAACGAGGAGATGAGATTCCTGAG GCGCCAGGAGCTGAGAGAGCTGCGTCTGCTGCAGAAGGAGGAGCATAGAGCCCAGCAGGCGCTCAGCGACAAGctgcagcagcagagagaacagatctACCGTCGCTTTGAGCAGGAGATGACT GGTAAGAAGCGTCAGTACGACCAGGAGGTGGAGAATCTGGAGAAGAAACAGAAGCAGACCATCGAGAGGCTGGAGCAGGACCACACCAACCGGCTGAGGGACGAGGCAAAGCGCATCAAGGCCGAGCAGGACAAGGAGCTCTCCAAGTTCCAGAACATGCTCAAGAACCGCAAGAAGGAG GTGAAACAGGAAGTTGAACACTCACCCAAATTCATGAGGAGAGAGCTCATGAAACTCTTAAAGGAAGATCTATCTCTCATTCAGACTGCAAAG GGTGTGGCCCAGATTATGATACAGTCTTTTCAGTTGTCCTCATGTGCTCTCTTCAACGCTCAGATGCAGGAT gAGCAGGAGTTTctgcagaagcagcagcaggaGTTGGATGGAGCCCTGAAGAAGATCATCCAACAGCACAAACATGAGATCGCCACCATCGAGAGAGACTGCCTCAACCACAAACAACAGCTTATGAGAG CTCGAGAGGCAGCCATGTGGGAGCTGGAAGAGCGCCATCTGCAGGAGAAGCACCAGCTGCTCAAGCAGCAGCTCAAAGACCAGTACTTCATGCAGAGACACCAGCTGCTCAAGAGACACGAGAAG GAAATGGAGCAGATGCAGCGCTACAACCAGCGTCTGATTGAGGAGATGAAGAACAGACAGGCCCAGGAGAGAGGTCGTCTGCCGAAGATCCAGCGGGGCGATGCCAAGACACGCATGGCCATGTTCAAGAAGAGCCTCCGCATCACCTCTGCACCTGGCACCCCGGAGCAGGAAAGGGAGAAGATCAAACAG TTTGCAGCCCAGGAGGAGAAGAGGCAGAAGAACGAGAGACTCCATCAACATCAGAAACATGAGAACCAGATGAGAGACCTGCAGCTGCAGTGTGACTCCAACATCAGAGAGCTGCAGCAgcttcag
- the slka gene encoding STE20-like serine/threonine-protein kinase isoform X2: MSFFNFRKIFKLGSDKKKKQYEHVHRDENPEEIWEIIGELGDGAFGKVYKAQNKQTGTLAAAKVIDTKTEEELEDYMVEIDILASCDHRYIVKLLDAFYYESKLWILIEFCAGGAVDAVMLELERPLTEPQIRVVCRQTLEALAYLHEIKVIHRDLKAGNILFSQEGDIKLADFGVSAKNTMTLQRRDSFIGTPYWMAPEVVMCETSKDRPYDYKADIWSLGVTLIELAQIEPPNHEMNPMRVLLRIAKADPPTLMQPSRWSPEFNDFLRKALDKNVDRRWCTAQLLQHPFVSSVVDNKPLRELIAEANADVLEEIEEGKEEDEEDETDATLVVPGHKRAPSDTSMASSEDEKLSETTSTLDSVTEKTEPETAEDKASDKLSDEGLGTSVGDRAEVEKLNEVPDASNEDLVDGQVKPMEPKPEESPAGKPEEIPDCQITIVPEAPSDTQESVIVSEETGEEEKVEDGPPQVFLKERVEVEEKKTEEEEVKKEPIKEEPEVILQPPTKFTDPGDQPRSALEEPCAVLTEVNAKPEETEKETLIEEMTEEVKPEADGVTDINTDTDLNEDTDADNTESDVNTDAEVDAAEGSTEVSADTEAQRDNNVIPVVILEEGTTDEREEKPLAEEAPSQDDVSESKTDQESTPVKSKPDVEKDSDSGSSSAADSNSMDLNLSISSFLSKKAEAGSVSIQDTRRQKKTLKKTRKFMVDGVEVSVTTSKIVTDNDTKNEEMRFLRRQELRELRLLQKEEHRAQQALSDKLQQQREQIYRRFEQEMTGKKRQYDQEVENLEKKQKQTIERLEQDHTNRLRDEAKRIKAEQDKELSKFQNMLKNRKKEVKQEVEHSPKFMRRELMKLLKEDLSLIQTAKEQEFLQKQQQELDGALKKIIQQHKHEIATIERDCLNHKQQLMRAREAAMWELEERHLQEKHQLLKQQLKDQYFMQRHQLLKRHEKEMEQMQRYNQRLIEEMKNRQAQERGRLPKIQRGDAKTRMAMFKKSLRITSAPGTPEQEREKIKQFAAQEEKRQKNERLHQHQKHENQMRDLQLQCDSNIRELQQLQNEKCHLLIEHETQKLKELDEEHSQELQEWREKLRPRKKALEEEFTRKLQEQEVFFKMSGESECLNPTTQSRVSKFYPIPSVHNSGL; the protein is encoded by the exons ATGTCGTTCTTCAATTTTCGTAAAATCTTCAAGTTGGGGTCTGATAAGAAGAAGAAACAGTATGAGCACGTACATAGAGACGAGAACCCGGAGGAAATCTGGGAGATTATTGGGGAACTGGGAGATGGGGCCTTTGGGAAAGTGTACAAG GCCCAGAACAAGCAGACTGGGACCCTGGCTGCTGCCAAGGTGATCGATACCAAGACAGAGGAGGAGTTGGAGGATTACATGGTGGAGATAGACATTCTGGCCTCCTGCGATCACCGTTACATAGTCAAACTGCTGGATGCCTTCTATTATGAAAGCAAACTGTGG ATTCTGATTGAGTTCTGTGCGGGAGGTGCTGTCGATGCAGTCATGTTGG agcttgagaggcctCTGACAGAGCCCCAGATCCGGGTGGTGTGTAGGCAGACGCTGGAGGCCCTGGCCTACCTTCATGAGATCAAGGTCATCCACAGAGACCTGAAGGCTGGGAACATCCTTTTCTCACAGGAGGGAGACATCAAATTGG CTGACTTTGGCGTGTCCGCTAAGAATACCATGACGCTGCAGAGAAGAGATTCTTTCATTGGCACTCCATATTG GATGGCTCCAGAGGTGGTGATGTGTGAGACGTCTAAGGACCGTCCGTACGACTACAAGGCTGACATCTGGTCCCTGGGGGTCACCCTGATTGAGCTGGCACAGATAGAACCTCCTAACCACGAGATGAACCCCATGAGAGTCCTGCTGAGAATAGCCAAGGCCGATCCGCCCACACTCATGCAGCCTTCACGCTG GTCACCAGAGTTTAATGACTTTCTGAGGAAGGCACTGGATAAGAATGTGGACCGTAGGTGGTGCACAGCCCAGCTCTTGCAG CATCCCTTTGTTAGCAGTGTAGTTGACAACAAACCTCTGAGAGAACTGATTGCTGAGGCCAATGCTGATGTCTTAGAGGAGATAGAAGAAGGCAAAGAGGAAGATGAAGAAGATGAGACAGATGCAACTCTG GTGGTGCCCGGACATAAGCGAGCGCCATCAGACACCAGCATGGCCAGCTCTGAGGATGAGAAGCTCTCAGAGACCACCTCTACACTGGACTCGGTCACAGAGAAGACAGAGCCTGAGACTGCAGAGGACAAGGCCAGTGATAAGCTGTCTGATGAGGGCCTTGGGACCAGCGTGGGCGACAGGGCAGAGGTTGAGAAACTGAACGAGGTGCCTGATGCCAGTAATGAGGACTTAGTCGATGGACAGGTGAAGCCCATGGAGCCCAAACCAGAGGAAAGCCCTGCTGGAAAGCCTGAGGAGATTCCTGACTGTCAGATCACCATTGTGCCAGAAGCACCATCAGACACACAGGAGAGTGTGATTGTGAGTGAGGAGACAGGGGAAGAGGAGAAAGTAGAGGATGGACCTCCACAAGTATTCCTGAAGGAAAGAGTAGAAGTAGAGGAGAagaagacagaggaggaggaggtgaagaaggAACCAATCAAAGAGGAGCCAGAGGTGATTCTCCAGCCTCCCACCAAATTCACCGATCCAGGGGACCAGCCAAGGAGTGCTTTAGAGGAGCCTTGCGCCGTACTGACAGAGGTCAATGCTAAACCAGAGGAGACTGAGAAGGAGACGCTCATTGAGGAGATGACAGAGGAGGTTAAACCAGAGGCTGATGGGGTCACAGACATAAACACAGACACCGACTTGAATGAAGACACAGACGCAGACAACACAGAATCGGACGTCAACACAGACGCAGAGGTAGATGCAGCTGAGGGCTCCACAGAGGTCTCTGCAGACACAGAAGCCCAAAGAGACAATAATGTAATACCGGTGGTGATTCTTGAGGAGGGGACAACAGACGAGAGGGAGGAGAAGCCACTAGCTGAGGAAGCTCCATCCCAGGATGACGTTTCGGAGTCAAAGACCGACCAGGAAAGCACTCCTGTTAAGTCCAAGCCGGATGTGGAGAAGGATTCTGACTCTGGGAGCAGCTCTGCAGCCGATAGCAACAGCATGGACCTCAACCTGTCCATCTCCAGTTTCCTGTCCAAAAAGGCTGAGGCAGGATCTGTGTCCATACAG GACACGAGACGGCAGAAGAAGACTCTGAAGAAGACCCGTAAGTTCATGGTAGACGGAGTGGAGGTCAGTGTGACCACATCAAAGATAGTCACCGATAACGACACCAAGAACGAGGAGATGAGATTCCTGAG GCGCCAGGAGCTGAGAGAGCTGCGTCTGCTGCAGAAGGAGGAGCATAGAGCCCAGCAGGCGCTCAGCGACAAGctgcagcagcagagagaacagatctACCGTCGCTTTGAGCAGGAGATGACT GGTAAGAAGCGTCAGTACGACCAGGAGGTGGAGAATCTGGAGAAGAAACAGAAGCAGACCATCGAGAGGCTGGAGCAGGACCACACCAACCGGCTGAGGGACGAGGCAAAGCGCATCAAGGCCGAGCAGGACAAGGAGCTCTCCAAGTTCCAGAACATGCTCAAGAACCGCAAGAAGGAG GTGAAACAGGAAGTTGAACACTCACCCAAATTCATGAGGAGAGAGCTCATGAAACTCTTAAAGGAAGATCTATCTCTCATTCAGACTGCAAAG gAGCAGGAGTTTctgcagaagcagcagcaggaGTTGGATGGAGCCCTGAAGAAGATCATCCAACAGCACAAACATGAGATCGCCACCATCGAGAGAGACTGCCTCAACCACAAACAACAGCTTATGAGAG CTCGAGAGGCAGCCATGTGGGAGCTGGAAGAGCGCCATCTGCAGGAGAAGCACCAGCTGCTCAAGCAGCAGCTCAAAGACCAGTACTTCATGCAGAGACACCAGCTGCTCAAGAGACACGAGAAG GAAATGGAGCAGATGCAGCGCTACAACCAGCGTCTGATTGAGGAGATGAAGAACAGACAGGCCCAGGAGAGAGGTCGTCTGCCGAAGATCCAGCGGGGCGATGCCAAGACACGCATGGCCATGTTCAAGAAGAGCCTCCGCATCACCTCTGCACCTGGCACCCCGGAGCAGGAAAGGGAGAAGATCAAACAG TTTGCAGCCCAGGAGGAGAAGAGGCAGAAGAACGAGAGACTCCATCAACATCAGAAACATGAGAACCAGATGAGAGACCTGCAGCTGCAGTGTGACTCCAACATCAGAGAGCTGCAGCAgcttcag